In the Ruminococcus sp. OA3 genome, one interval contains:
- a CDS encoding ABC transporter permease: MKDKTMKEKALYIYGKAGVLMILLLMVILLSFMTDTFLTYRNLINIVRQVTFYAIVGYGAMMTLIGGDFDLSPGSVIGLTSILSTMAITGTDRGVGLPLLVAIAVGLAVGFVNGFLIAYCNMPAFIATLGTQTLLRGLALYIANGKPISGLSEKFTNVGGGSIGIVPIPVIILIILGVITWYIMKYTRLGRHIYAIGGNAQAAVVSGVNARRIKLFTYLYAGVMAAIAGVILTARVASGNAALGETYEMKAITGCVIGGVSLNGGIGSIYGMICGILVVGVLTNGMDLMNVSGYMQKVAEGIIMIVAVLLDVVRAKSAE, translated from the coding sequence ATGAAAGATAAGACAATGAAAGAAAAAGCACTGTACATATACGGTAAGGCGGGGGTGCTGATGATCCTGCTTTTGATGGTCATCCTGCTGTCGTTCATGACGGATACGTTTTTAACATATCGTAACCTGATCAATATTGTGCGCCAGGTGACGTTCTATGCGATCGTTGGCTATGGAGCGATGATGACCTTGATTGGCGGAGATTTTGACCTCTCACCGGGATCTGTTATCGGGCTTACCTCGATACTGTCCACGATGGCGATCACAGGAACCGACCGGGGAGTGGGGCTGCCGCTGCTGGTTGCAATTGCAGTTGGTCTGGCAGTTGGCTTTGTCAATGGTTTTCTGATCGCGTACTGCAATATGCCGGCGTTCATCGCGACACTGGGCACACAGACACTGCTTCGGGGGCTGGCTCTGTATATCGCGAACGGGAAGCCGATCAGCGGGCTGTCCGAGAAGTTTACGAATGTCGGAGGAGGCAGCATCGGGATTGTGCCGATTCCGGTTATCATCCTGATCATCCTTGGTGTGATCACATGGTATATCATGAAATATACGAGACTGGGCAGACATATCTACGCGATTGGCGGAAATGCCCAGGCAGCTGTTGTATCCGGTGTCAATGCCAGACGAATCAAGCTGTTCACATACCTGTACGCAGGCGTAATGGCAGCTATAGCGGGGGTGATCCTGACGGCACGTGTGGCATCCGGAAATGCTGCGCTGGGAGAGACATATGAGATGAAGGCGATCACGGGATGTGTCATCGGCGGTGTCAGCCTGAACGGCGGGATCGGAAGCATCTACGGTATGATCTGCGGTATCCTGGTAGTCGGTGTGCTGACGAACGGGATGGACCTGATGAATGTCAGCGGTTACATGCAGAAGGTAGCGGAAGGCATCATCATGATCGTGGCGGTACTGCTGGACGTAGTACGTGCGAAATCGGCTGAGTAA
- a CDS encoding sugar ABC transporter ATP-binding protein: protein MSDTPLLQMEHIRKVFPGVVALDDVSLTIKEGTVHALMGENGAGKSTLMKILTGVYTRTEGSIRWQGQDLDTSSITNVLHSGITMIFQELNPIKTMKVCENIFVGREPYRIKGLMVDHRKIAEDTRALFEELEMTDIDPNAMVGTLSTAKMQMIEIAKAISYHSKLIIMDEPTSSITEKECQHLFRLVNNLKKKGIAFIFITHKMDEVFQISDEITVMRDGTYVGTYDVKDISQEELVKLMVGREITNMFPKEEAEIGEVKLEVTGMNVKDLLHDINFRVHKGEILGFAGLMGAGRTEVMETLFGIRKMDTGTVKIDGQKVHIDNPKQALKHKIAFLTEDRRGTGCFLPLSVGDNIMVCNYDRAISGFGKISISKEKKLCREQIEKYAVKTPGASQIIGNLSGGNQQKVLIARWLMMEPDIIILDEPTRGIDVGSKSEIHRMISSLAKQGVAVILISSELPEVIGMSDRIMVMYEGRITGEVARSEATQENIMRYASGITE from the coding sequence ATGAGCGATACACCATTATTACAGATGGAACATATTCGGAAGGTTTTCCCGGGCGTAGTAGCCCTGGATGACGTTTCTCTGACCATAAAGGAGGGCACGGTGCACGCCCTGATGGGGGAGAATGGTGCCGGAAAATCAACACTGATGAAGATTTTGACCGGCGTTTATACAAGGACAGAAGGAAGCATCAGGTGGCAGGGGCAGGATCTGGACACCAGTTCCATTACGAATGTCCTGCACTCCGGTATTACAATGATTTTTCAGGAATTAAATCCGATTAAGACCATGAAGGTCTGCGAAAATATTTTCGTCGGACGTGAGCCATACCGGATCAAGGGTCTGATGGTTGACCACAGGAAGATCGCGGAGGATACACGGGCACTTTTTGAAGAGCTGGAGATGACGGACATCGATCCCAACGCGATGGTCGGGACTCTGTCTACGGCAAAAATGCAGATGATCGAGATCGCCAAAGCGATCTCCTATCACTCCAAACTGATCATCATGGATGAGCCGACTTCATCCATTACGGAAAAGGAGTGTCAGCATTTATTCCGCCTGGTCAATAACCTGAAGAAAAAAGGCATTGCCTTTATCTTTATCACACATAAGATGGATGAAGTATTTCAGATATCGGATGAGATCACAGTAATGCGCGACGGTACCTATGTGGGGACCTATGATGTGAAGGACATCAGCCAGGAAGAATTGGTAAAGCTGATGGTAGGGCGTGAGATCACCAACATGTTCCCGAAAGAGGAAGCGGAGATTGGCGAGGTCAAGCTGGAAGTGACCGGCATGAACGTCAAAGACCTGCTGCATGATATCAATTTCAGAGTTCATAAAGGAGAGATCCTGGGCTTCGCCGGTCTGATGGGAGCAGGACGGACAGAGGTCATGGAAACCTTGTTCGGGATTCGGAAGATGGATACCGGTACAGTGAAAATTGACGGGCAGAAAGTACACATTGATAATCCAAAACAAGCCCTCAAACATAAGATCGCCTTTTTGACCGAGGACCGCAGGGGAACAGGATGCTTCCTGCCGCTGTCCGTGGGGGATAATATCATGGTCTGCAACTATGACAGGGCGATCAGCGGATTCGGAAAGATCAGCATCTCAAAAGAGAAAAAACTGTGCCGGGAGCAGATAGAGAAATATGCGGTGAAGACACCGGGTGCAAGCCAGATTATCGGTAACCTGAGTGGGGGGAACCAACAGAAAGTTCTGATTGCCCGGTGGCTGATGATGGAACCGGATATCATTATTCTGGATGAGCCGACGCGCGGTATTGACGTGGGGAGCAAGTCCGAGATACACAGGATGATCAGCAGCCTGGCAAAGCAGGGGGTGGCAGTCATTCTGATTTCCTCGGAACTGCCGGAAGTCATCGGCATGAGTGACCGCATCATGGTTATGTATGAAGGAAGAATCACCGGGGAAGTGGCGCGCAGTGAGGCGACTCAGGAAAATATCATGCGGTATGCATCCGGAATCACAGAGTAA
- a CDS encoding substrate-binding domain-containing protein, whose translation MKKKLVWLLIGAMMAGMLAGCGGKTEEADDTAATGGAAREGGSEAKEDIEIGFSGDYLSDFMATVASGVETAAADNNVKVTIQDAEFDTAKQLQQVENLINAGMDAVVIKPVDSDACGPIKQACEEAGIPFVVVNSESNVGSDVFVGSDHKYSGQLQGEFVAENLPEGGQVGILMGEMTLQATTQRTEGAKEAMAANDKIEVASEQEAGWMRDEAMQKMENWLNSGLELSAVIANNDEMAIGAAKVLKENGVEGVLVCGIDASEDALNMIKSGEMSMTVFQNGYEQGYQGVVSAIKLANGEEVEEYVDVPYELVTADKVDEYLEIVTAQ comes from the coding sequence ATGAAAAAGAAACTTGTATGGTTACTGATTGGAGCTATGATGGCAGGAATGCTCGCTGGATGCGGAGGAAAAACGGAAGAAGCAGATGACACGGCGGCGACGGGGGGAGCTGCCCGGGAAGGGGGCAGTGAGGCAAAAGAAGACATTGAGATCGGATTTTCCGGGGATTACTTAAGTGACTTTATGGCGACTGTTGCGAGCGGGGTTGAGACAGCGGCGGCGGATAACAATGTGAAGGTCACAATACAGGATGCAGAGTTCGATACTGCGAAGCAGCTGCAGCAGGTGGAAAACTTAATTAACGCCGGTATGGATGCGGTTGTCATCAAACCGGTAGACTCCGATGCCTGCGGACCGATAAAGCAGGCATGTGAGGAGGCTGGTATTCCGTTCGTTGTTGTAAACTCTGAAAGTAATGTGGGTTCCGATGTATTCGTAGGGTCTGACCATAAATACTCGGGACAGCTTCAGGGAGAGTTTGTCGCAGAAAATCTTCCGGAGGGTGGTCAGGTAGGTATCCTGATGGGGGAAATGACACTGCAGGCCACCACTCAGAGAACAGAAGGTGCCAAAGAGGCAATGGCAGCAAATGATAAGATTGAAGTCGCATCGGAACAGGAAGCCGGATGGATGCGTGACGAGGCAATGCAGAAGATGGAGAACTGGCTGAACTCCGGACTTGAGCTTTCCGCAGTTATTGCCAACAATGACGAGATGGCGATCGGCGCCGCGAAAGTACTGAAAGAGAATGGTGTGGAAGGCGTATTGGTCTGTGGCATAGATGCCTCAGAGGATGCGTTGAATATGATAAAAAGCGGAGAAATGTCCATGACCGTGTTCCAGAACGGCTATGAGCAAGGTTACCAGGGCGTGGTGTCTGCGATTAAACTGGCTAACGGAGAAGAAGTAGAGGAATATGTGGATGTACCATATGAGTTGGTGACAGCGGATAAGGTGGATGAATACCTTGAGATTGTTACCGCACAGTAA
- a CDS encoding AraC family transcriptional regulator yields MSIEKIQEDAVIPVEPGILQKKGGGFHSPSQFARQNLFCVLWGDEYICDIPYKVRRSYLDTLVLFRIVDGEMYFEYRDKSFTATSGDVVFLDARYPHYYKALGPLRLQTYMVTGNCSQAYFDMLYKQHGVHFLNRAKTSFLFNYLQNEISGDFPNDHKLSFLVHNILSVLTLQESSAVSAPVAKAQEYMLSHYHEPISLSDIADHASLSQYHFSRMFKNETGCAPYEHLTSIRIRHAKQLLTETRSTIEVIAIQCGFSSSSHFIRTFKKITGTTPAMFRKFFDPEGFKL; encoded by the coding sequence ATGTCAATTGAAAAGATTCAGGAAGATGCCGTAATCCCTGTGGAACCGGGAATACTTCAGAAAAAAGGCGGCGGTTTTCACTCGCCGTCACAGTTTGCCCGCCAGAATCTGTTCTGTGTTCTGTGGGGTGACGAGTACATCTGCGACATCCCGTATAAGGTCCGGAGGAGTTATCTGGATACCCTTGTTTTATTCCGTATCGTGGACGGGGAAATGTATTTTGAATACAGGGACAAATCCTTTACTGCAACCTCCGGTGATGTTGTATTTCTTGATGCGCGGTATCCCCATTATTACAAAGCACTCGGACCGCTCCGCCTGCAGACATACATGGTTACCGGAAACTGTTCCCAGGCATACTTTGATATGCTTTACAAACAGCACGGTGTTCACTTTTTAAACCGCGCCAAAACTTCTTTTTTGTTTAATTATCTTCAGAATGAGATTTCCGGCGACTTTCCCAATGACCACAAGCTTTCCTTTCTCGTTCACAATATCTTAAGTGTTCTCACTCTGCAGGAATCTTCCGCCGTGAGTGCACCGGTTGCAAAAGCCCAGGAATACATGCTCAGCCATTACCATGAACCGATCAGTCTGTCTGACATTGCTGATCACGCCTCGCTCAGCCAGTATCATTTCTCGCGTATGTTTAAGAATGAAACCGGCTGCGCTCCATATGAACATCTGACCAGCATCCGGATCCGCCACGCCAAACAGCTGCTGACGGAAACACGGAGCACGATAGAAGTCATTGCAATACAATGCGGCTTTTCCAGCTCCTCGCATTTTATCCGGACCTTTAAAAAAATTACCGGAACCACACCCGCCATGTTCCGCAAATTCTTTGATCCGGAAGGATTTAAACTATAG
- a CDS encoding FAD-dependent oxidoreductase has product MNYKYPNLCKPIRLGNVIFRNRMFSAPMGGTDITADCCIGRGSTGFYELRAKGGAGAVTVSECMVHPETDGSHAFHLDLTTPGSLSGFTYTADAIRRHGAVASVELSHSGQYAGTYLTDKDKKKGLAQYGPSAGVRSDGLEVKELTKEQLAEIAAAYGNCAALAKRAGFEMVMVHGGHGWLINQFLSPYFNHRTDEYGGSLENRVRFAKEVLDSVREAVGPGFPIEFRMSGSELFEGGYDLEEGVGIAKQLESRVDLLHISAGTYQRGFSETHPSMFRPHGCNVYLAEEIKKHVSVPVATLGGLNDPAMMEEIIASGKADVVEMARALLADHELPRKVMANREEDIVKCLRCFTCMAERAVTSTRRCTVNPLIGRELDGMEILPAAKKKKVLVAGGGPGGLKAALTAAQRGHEVILCEKEGRTGGILKGEEAIPFKREMYELGLTLEKLALDAGAEIRLNTEVTREYVERENVDALIIAVGSAPLIPPVEGIDGSNVIVVNDYYMERDKVKDEVVILGGGLAGCEAAIHLAQEGKRVTVVEMRDDVAVDANIRHRPILLTELADKNVRLCTGYRGLRVTTDGIICLNPEGKEELISGKTVICAAGQRARRESADSLLGTAPYIAQIGDCVRPSTITTAVYQGYHAALDI; this is encoded by the coding sequence ATGAATTATAAATATCCAAATTTATGTAAACCGATAAGACTGGGAAATGTCATTTTCAGAAACCGTATGTTCTCTGCGCCCATGGGAGGCACGGATATTACGGCGGACTGCTGTATCGGGAGAGGATCCACGGGGTTTTATGAACTCAGAGCCAAAGGCGGGGCGGGAGCAGTCACGGTCAGTGAATGTATGGTGCATCCGGAAACGGATGGTTCACATGCCTTTCACCTGGATCTGACGACACCGGGCTCACTGTCCGGATTTACATACACAGCGGATGCGATCCGCAGACATGGCGCAGTTGCCAGCGTGGAGCTGTCTCATTCGGGGCAGTATGCCGGTACATATCTGACCGACAAGGACAAAAAGAAAGGTCTGGCGCAGTATGGTCCGAGTGCCGGTGTACGGTCAGATGGACTGGAAGTGAAAGAACTGACGAAGGAACAGCTTGCGGAAATTGCGGCTGCCTATGGAAACTGTGCAGCGCTGGCAAAACGGGCAGGATTTGAGATGGTAATGGTACACGGCGGTCACGGATGGCTGATTAATCAGTTTCTGTCACCATACTTCAACCACAGAACAGATGAATACGGCGGATCTCTCGAAAACCGGGTACGATTTGCGAAAGAGGTCCTCGACAGTGTGCGCGAAGCGGTCGGACCGGGCTTCCCGATCGAGTTCAGAATGAGTGGTTCGGAGTTGTTCGAGGGCGGTTATGATCTGGAAGAGGGTGTCGGGATCGCAAAACAGCTGGAGAGCCGCGTGGACCTTCTGCACATATCAGCCGGGACATATCAGCGGGGGTTCTCAGAGACGCACCCGTCGATGTTCCGGCCACATGGCTGCAATGTTTATCTTGCGGAGGAGATCAAGAAGCATGTAAGCGTGCCTGTGGCAACGCTGGGAGGTCTGAATGACCCGGCAATGATGGAAGAGATCATAGCTTCCGGGAAGGCCGATGTGGTGGAGATGGCGAGGGCTCTGCTTGCAGATCATGAGCTTCCCCGAAAAGTGATGGCAAACAGGGAGGAAGACATTGTTAAATGCCTGCGGTGTTTTACCTGCATGGCGGAACGCGCGGTTACTTCAACGAGACGGTGTACTGTCAATCCGCTGATCGGGCGTGAACTGGATGGCATGGAAATACTGCCCGCAGCGAAGAAGAAAAAAGTTCTGGTGGCGGGAGGAGGCCCCGGCGGTCTGAAAGCAGCGCTGACAGCTGCGCAGAGAGGCCATGAAGTCATCCTTTGCGAAAAGGAGGGGCGGACAGGTGGAATTCTGAAAGGAGAAGAGGCAATCCCGTTTAAGCGTGAGATGTACGAACTGGGACTTACCCTCGAGAAACTGGCTCTTGATGCAGGTGCCGAGATTCGTCTTAACACTGAAGTGACCCGGGAATATGTGGAACGGGAGAACGTGGATGCACTGATCATTGCGGTGGGTTCCGCACCTCTGATCCCCCCGGTGGAAGGGATAGACGGCAGCAATGTCATCGTTGTCAATGACTATTACATGGAGCGGGATAAGGTGAAAGATGAGGTTGTCATACTCGGAGGCGGACTGGCAGGCTGTGAGGCCGCCATTCATCTGGCGCAGGAAGGAAAGCGGGTGACAGTGGTGGAGATGCGGGATGATGTTGCAGTAGATGCAAATATCAGGCATCGACCCATTCTTCTGACGGAACTGGCAGATAAAAACGTAAGACTCTGTACGGGATACCGTGGGCTGCGTGTGACGACAGACGGTATCATCTGCCTGAATCCTGAAGGGAAGGAAGAACTGATTTCGGGGAAAACGGTGATCTGTGCAGCCGGTCAGCGCGCGCGAAGGGAATCAGCGGACAGCCTTCTCGGAACGGCACCTTATATTGCACAGATCGGCGACTGCGTACGCCCATCCACAATCACGACGGCAGTATATCAGGGATATCACGCAGCGCTTGATATCTGA
- a CDS encoding LysR family transcriptional regulator — translation MDIKDLQYFHVVYEERSINRAAGKLFISSQGLSKIILKLEEELKTTLFERSKKGVRPTESAVFLYEKAEEIIRQYEEIRHGIYQLRVKDNTLRLACARGVLNALSFELVTDFIQGHPDIEVEWMEESNQEVKEKIASMQAEVGIVVGHTRFAEVQEMKLASRAVRLIVYQGHSLYEHREISIDELRTERILILNEQFEIFHTFCDICRAKGFEPDIAAKTVDSSFLYQLCKGHAGIGVVIDFSTVNFRMDGVRVIPLREQITWDIYQIWNKKSSLYPNVRGFQQYLTDRCKVAKDY, via the coding sequence ATGGATATTAAGGATTTGCAGTATTTTCATGTTGTTTATGAGGAGAGGAGCATCAACCGTGCAGCCGGAAAACTCTTTATCTCTTCCCAGGGGCTGAGCAAGATCATCTTGAAGCTGGAGGAGGAGCTTAAAACGACTCTGTTTGAACGCAGCAAGAAGGGAGTCCGGCCTACGGAAAGTGCAGTTTTTCTGTATGAGAAAGCGGAGGAAATCATTCGGCAGTATGAGGAGATCCGGCATGGGATCTACCAGCTGAGGGTAAAGGACAACACACTTAGACTGGCGTGTGCAAGGGGAGTACTGAACGCACTCTCGTTTGAACTGGTGACGGACTTTATCCAGGGTCATCCGGACATTGAAGTCGAGTGGATGGAGGAGTCCAATCAGGAAGTGAAAGAGAAAATAGCCTCCATGCAGGCGGAGGTAGGGATTGTTGTTGGACATACCCGGTTTGCGGAAGTGCAGGAGATGAAGCTGGCGAGCCGTGCTGTCAGGCTGATCGTCTACCAGGGACATTCGCTGTATGAACACAGAGAGATCAGTATTGATGAGCTGCGGACAGAGCGTATCCTCATTTTGAACGAACAGTTTGAGATTTTCCATACATTCTGCGACATCTGCAGGGCAAAAGGATTTGAACCGGACATTGCAGCAAAGACAGTGGACAGCAGCTTTCTCTATCAGCTCTGTAAGGGGCATGCCGGCATCGGTGTGGTGATCGATTTTTCCACAGTGAATTTCCGAATGGATGGAGTGAGGGTCATTCCCCTTCGTGAACAGATCACATGGGATATTTATCAGATATGGAATAAGAAGAGTTCCCTGTATCCAAATGTAAGGGGATTTCAGCAGTATCTAACAGATCGTTGTAAGGTGGCAAAGGATTATTGA
- a CDS encoding aminotransferase class IV → MKDIGYYNGERDRIEALKVPMTDRALYFGDGCYDATRIVNRIPFALDEHIERFCHSCRLLEIEFPYDAKTLKGILMGLVSELDDDEGLLYWQTSRGLALREHAFPETKGTASLLAYARPASMCPVGQELQIISLEDTRFYHCHIKSLNLLPNVIASQRAKEVGCQEAVFHRGGRVTECSRSSILMLKDGVLCTPPLDRLILPGITRAHLLQLAKELLIPVSEEAFSLKQLCEADEIIVCSSGALCNRVSKLDGRTVGGRAPELLKKLQDAYVDKFKRETGQI, encoded by the coding sequence ATGAAAGATATTGGCTACTACAACGGTGAGAGAGACAGAATTGAAGCACTGAAAGTACCGATGACAGACAGGGCGCTGTATTTCGGCGACGGCTGTTATGATGCAACAAGGATTGTCAACCGGATTCCTTTTGCACTGGATGAGCATATTGAGAGATTCTGTCACAGCTGCAGGTTGCTGGAGATCGAATTTCCATATGATGCGAAAACTCTGAAGGGGATTTTGATGGGGCTGGTCAGTGAGCTGGACGATGACGAAGGTTTGCTGTACTGGCAGACTTCACGTGGACTTGCGCTGCGCGAACATGCATTTCCGGAAACAAAGGGAACTGCGAGTCTGCTGGCATATGCCCGGCCGGCAAGTATGTGTCCTGTTGGTCAGGAACTTCAGATCATATCTCTGGAAGACACCAGGTTCTATCACTGCCATATTAAATCACTGAATCTGCTGCCGAACGTGATCGCATCACAGAGGGCAAAAGAAGTGGGATGCCAGGAGGCTGTGTTTCACAGAGGCGGGCGTGTGACGGAATGCTCACGCAGTAGTATTCTGATGCTGAAGGATGGTGTGCTGTGTACGCCTCCCCTTGACCGGCTGATCTTGCCGGGGATTACCAGAGCGCATCTGCTGCAGCTGGCAAAAGAGCTTTTGATTCCGGTAAGCGAAGAGGCATTTTCACTAAAACAGCTATGTGAGGCAGATGAGATCATTGTCTGCAGTTCCGGTGCACTGTGTAACAGAGTATCGAAGCTGGACGGCCGGACTGTTGGGGGCAGGGCACCTGAGCTCCTGAAGAAACTTCAGGATGCCTATGTAGATAAGTTTAAAAGAGAGACGGGTCAGATATAG
- a CDS encoding NYN domain-containing protein codes for METDLKFAILIDADNISDKYIKIILEETANSGVATYKRIYGDWTSPQLASWKSVLLDNSIIPMQQYSYTSGKNATDCAMIIDAMDILYSGTVDGFCIASSDSDFTRLVARLRESGMQVIGMGESKTPKPFIAACNQFKYLDLLFSNQQKKEKKAAAERPMIKEIKTTVKEKSRTSKKETASPPPEDIQPQSDLDIIKQTIAAIVEKFSDEDGWIFSGKLGDQLSKRLPDFDVRNFGYAKLTPFVKSLGDYEINRISTGSHQQQIYFKAK; via the coding sequence ATGGAAACCGATTTAAAATTTGCCATACTGATTGATGCAGATAATATATCCGATAAATACATTAAGATTATTCTGGAAGAAACCGCAAACAGCGGAGTCGCAACCTACAAAAGAATCTACGGTGACTGGACAAGCCCCCAGCTGGCATCCTGGAAGTCTGTACTTTTAGACAATTCCATCATTCCGATGCAGCAGTACAGCTATACTTCCGGAAAGAACGCAACAGACTGCGCGATGATCATCGATGCCATGGACATTCTTTACTCGGGAACCGTGGACGGATTCTGCATCGCGTCTTCGGACAGTGATTTTACCCGGCTCGTAGCCCGGCTCAGAGAATCGGGTATGCAGGTCATCGGTATGGGCGAGAGCAAAACGCCGAAACCTTTTATAGCTGCATGCAACCAGTTCAAATATCTGGATCTTCTCTTCTCCAATCAGCAGAAAAAAGAAAAGAAAGCCGCCGCTGAACGCCCTATGATAAAAGAAATAAAAACCACTGTAAAAGAAAAGAGCAGAACCAGCAAAAAAGAAACCGCATCACCGCCGCCGGAAGACATACAGCCTCAGTCTGACCTGGACATTATCAAGCAGACGATTGCTGCGATTGTAGAGAAATTTTCGGACGAGGACGGGTGGATTTTCTCCGGAAAACTGGGCGACCAGCTTTCAAAGCGTCTTCCTGATTTTGATGTTCGTAATTTCGGCTACGCCAAGCTGACCCCCTTCGTGAAATCTCTGGGAGATTATGAGATCAATCGGATCTCTACCGGCAGTCACCAGCAGCAGATATACTTTAAAGCGAAATGA
- a CDS encoding Lrp/AsnC family transcriptional regulator codes for MDTNKKEQLLKLIEKDCTLGCKELAVMLDESEQKIRATVDKLKKDHVICGYRALINWDKVREDDVEALVELRVTPHGGDGYQRLADEIKGYPQVETLYLMSGSYDFLVMVKGRNLKEISMFVNSKLASIEEVQSTTTHFTLTKYKELGVDLEAGKPDQRMVVTP; via the coding sequence ATGGATACTAATAAAAAAGAGCAGTTATTAAAGCTCATCGAGAAAGACTGTACACTGGGCTGCAAAGAACTTGCGGTCATGCTTGACGAATCCGAACAGAAGATTAGGGCTACTGTGGACAAGTTGAAAAAAGATCATGTGATCTGCGGATACCGCGCGCTGATCAACTGGGACAAGGTGCGCGAAGATGACGTGGAAGCCCTCGTTGAACTGAGAGTGACTCCCCACGGCGGCGACGGATATCAGCGGCTGGCCGATGAGATCAAGGGGTACCCCCAGGTCGAAACCCTGTACCTGATGTCCGGTTCCTACGATTTTCTGGTCATGGTCAAGGGCCGAAATTTAAAAGAAATCTCCATGTTTGTCAATTCAAAGCTCGCATCAATTGAAGAAGTGCAGAGCACGACTACACATTTTACGCTGACAAAATATAAAGAACTGGGTGTTGACCTGGAGGCCGGAAAACCAGACCAGAGGATGGTGGTGACACCATGA
- a CDS encoding aminotransferase class I/II-fold pyridoxal phosphate-dependent enzyme yields MKELLSKRVISLAPSGIRRFFDIVSDIPDAVSLGVGEPDFDTPWHIREEGIRTLKDGKTFYSSNAGTPELRRAISDYLKRSLLNTYDWQHEILVTVGGSEAIDIALRTILNDGDEVICPEPCFVSYIPCIIMANGVPVRIPLRAENEFRLTRAELEAAVTSKTKALLISFPNNPTGAVMGRSDLEAVAEVAREHNLIVISDEIYSELTYGGPHTSIASLSGMRDRTIVINGFSKAYAMTGWRLGYAAANHEIMEQMLKLHQFAIMCAPTVSQYAAVAALTNGDEDVAEMRISYNQRRNYLHHELQRLNLPCFKPQGAFYMFPCIREFGMTSEEFALKLLETEKLAVVPGSAFGESGEGYLRLSYAYSIQELKEAVNRLENFITRLRG; encoded by the coding sequence ATGAAAGAACTGTTGTCCAAACGTGTCATTTCCCTTGCCCCTTCCGGAATCCGCAGGTTTTTTGATATTGTATCTGACATCCCCGACGCGGTCTCTCTGGGCGTGGGGGAACCTGATTTTGACACCCCCTGGCATATCCGCGAGGAGGGTATCCGCACACTGAAAGACGGTAAAACCTTCTATTCATCCAATGCGGGAACGCCGGAGCTCCGCCGTGCGATCAGTGATTATCTGAAACGCAGCCTTTTGAATACCTACGACTGGCAGCATGAGATCCTTGTGACAGTCGGCGGAAGCGAAGCGATTGATATTGCACTGCGCACCATCCTGAACGATGGCGACGAGGTCATCTGCCCTGAACCGTGCTTCGTCTCCTACATACCGTGCATCATCATGGCAAACGGTGTGCCGGTGAGAATTCCGCTCCGCGCGGAAAATGAATTTCGCCTGACCAGGGCTGAACTTGAAGCCGCTGTCACATCGAAGACAAAGGCTCTGCTGATCTCTTTTCCCAATAACCCGACGGGCGCTGTCATGGGCAGAAGCGATCTGGAGGCTGTCGCCGAAGTAGCCAGGGAGCATAATCTGATCGTGATATCCGACGAGATCTACAGTGAACTGACCTACGGCGGACCTCATACAAGTATCGCCTCTCTTTCGGGTATGCGTGACCGCACCATCGTAATCAATGGCTTTTCAAAGGCGTATGCGATGACAGGATGGCGGCTTGGATATGCCGCGGCCAATCACGAGATCATGGAACAGATGCTCAAACTTCACCAGTTTGCCATCATGTGTGCACCGACGGTCAGCCAGTATGCTGCAGTGGCGGCGCTTACAAACGGTGATGAGGATGTTGCAGAAATGCGTATTTCTTACAACCAGCGGCGGAACTATCTGCACCATGAACTTCAGCGGCTGAACCTTCCCTGCTTTAAACCGCAGGGAGCCTTTTATATGTTCCCCTGTATCAGGGAATTCGGGATGACGAGCGAAGAATTTGCACTGAAGCTGCTGGAAACCGAAAAACTTGCCGTTGTTCCGGGAAGCGCATTCGGCGAGAGCGGGGAAGGCTATCTGCGGCTTTCCTATGCATATTCTATACAGGAATTAAAAGAAGCTGTAAACCGGCTGGAAAATTTCATCACGCGGCTCCGCGGATGA